One window of Mangrovibacterium diazotrophicum genomic DNA carries:
- a CDS encoding DNA-deoxyinosine glycosylase: MGTIIRNRTIRPSSRLESSKNYKIDTKVVGAIDTLRVNIDHESDSFLKSYWFHGKDVAYRNSISFRVTDYGPRIDISWSGAQPYKEEQNTRQKQSVDKLLVDLDAINRKMKVPTEGIVYSLDPVVDDKSKILILGTMPGEESLRQQAYYAHPRNLFWKLIEAVIGESLPGDYEEKKSFLLHHGIALWDVCHSCERQGSLDTDISDELPNDIANFIVNYPNVTTIGLNGKKAAQLFGKYIGSIQGIKLFALPSSSPANASIPWEEKRDSWLRLKQYL; encoded by the coding sequence ATGGGAACCATTATAAGAAACCGGACCATTCGACCATCATCGCGATTGGAAAGCTCAAAAAACTATAAAATCGACACCAAAGTTGTTGGCGCAATTGATACTCTAAGGGTAAACATCGACCATGAATCTGACTCTTTTTTGAAAAGCTACTGGTTTCATGGCAAGGATGTTGCCTATCGGAACAGCATCAGTTTCCGGGTTACTGATTATGGACCACGGATTGACATCAGTTGGAGTGGTGCTCAGCCCTATAAAGAAGAACAGAACACAAGGCAGAAACAGAGTGTTGACAAATTACTGGTTGATTTGGACGCAATAAACAGGAAAATGAAAGTTCCGACCGAGGGCATTGTTTATAGCCTAGATCCTGTTGTCGATGACAAATCGAAGATCCTGATTCTGGGGACTATGCCAGGTGAAGAATCGCTGCGTCAACAGGCCTACTACGCACATCCGCGCAACTTATTTTGGAAATTAATTGAAGCCGTCATTGGCGAAAGTTTACCAGGTGATTACGAAGAAAAGAAAAGCTTTTTATTGCATCATGGAATCGCTTTGTGGGATGTTTGTCATTCATGCGAACGACAGGGAAGCCTTGACACAGATATCTCAGACGAATTGCCTAATGATATAGCAAACTTTATTGTCAATTACCCTAATGTTACAACAATTGGATTGAACGGCAAAAAAGCTGCTCAACTCTTTGGGAAATATATTGGATCAATTCAAGGTATTAAGCTTTTCGCTCTTCCTTCTAGTAGCCCAGCTAATGCAAGTATTCCTTGGGAAGAAAAACGCGATAGCTGGTTGAGACTAAAACAATACCTCTGA
- the maoP gene encoding DUF413 domain-containing protein, producing METKQQHLAFVRERGPFKLDCSAVIFGTDELELLHQWGHWFQGLQDGTLEPFTELQRNFIAVCRGEQKAISVEEKAWFKYINRKRIEAKSGDSLRQHYEYREQGFYTRDMKKQLNRMMYAEMKKNHKL from the coding sequence ATGGAAACAAAGCAACAACATCTGGCATTTGTACGGGAAAGAGGACCGTTTAAACTCGATTGTTCAGCCGTTATTTTCGGCACTGATGAGCTGGAACTACTTCATCAGTGGGGACATTGGTTTCAAGGGTTGCAGGACGGTACTTTAGAGCCGTTCACCGAGTTGCAGAGAAACTTTATCGCGGTCTGTCGCGGTGAGCAAAAGGCAATAAGTGTTGAAGAAAAGGCCTGGTTCAAGTATATCAATCGCAAACGTATCGAGGCCAAGTCGGGGGACAGTTTGCGTCAGCATTACGAATATCGGGAGCAGGGCTTTTACACGAGAGACATGAAAAAGCAACTGAACCGGATGATGTATGCAGAAATGAAAAAGAATCATAAACTGTAA
- a CDS encoding MotA/TolQ/ExbB proton channel family protein, which yields MDYLERIFPFPYVNQQSFDENRLTGYWVLFTILITLLSLIYILGRGYVIKRALAFNSLSKSKSLKATWRAYQKSFSSYGAEFKTPVHAEEYINENNIFFNFLNFRLVNNMSSIIVGIGILGTFVGLAFGIAGIKTTEGTEQLAQSIDSLMAGMSTAFVTSIWGMGLSLLFTGVFKFWQTRVSRVIQSTCFELDAKYMVSEDEVQKQREQKQREIIGELFNEYLVAETSEGKQLPKNVFRRILEESEKQTASLQSFSDDLADSITAAMELLVSENNTQISKLIEEKLVPVLNDLKAIKQDSGTQIIESAIDRLAKSMKEMLDEFKRSIAGDTKNELEGLTKQLAEVATSITNVPGTMAEISGTVKEMIETLKETVIENIKNTKAEAAVQSEETRKAFIAAKEEYTTSIGDIQAHMELMLASQKDNIKQIADLTKTINETLTTNSHVNKQFENLVFKTKEISRTFERITSTLSDNSKQISASSDDLHKSTHEFKSSIENYIKKNHELLGTHQETLGKAVEASDQYIKKFNVIESGLTGIFGQVQTGLQDYQTVTAQNLNHYLREFTTQLTNAQKGLESNIANLSEIAEDLTEQIEKYNGRR from the coding sequence ATGGACTATTTGGAACGCATATTCCCTTTTCCATATGTCAATCAACAATCATTTGATGAAAATCGCCTTACTGGATATTGGGTCCTATTTACGATTTTGATCACTCTCTTATCGCTGATTTATATTTTGGGACGTGGCTATGTAATTAAGAGAGCATTGGCATTCAATTCCCTCTCAAAAAGCAAGTCCTTAAAAGCAACTTGGAGGGCTTATCAAAAATCTTTTTCCAGCTATGGCGCTGAATTTAAAACCCCTGTTCACGCGGAAGAATATATTAACGAAAACAACATCTTTTTTAATTTTTTAAATTTTAGACTTGTCAATAATATGTCGAGTATAATTGTCGGCATCGGAATTTTGGGAACCTTTGTTGGCCTTGCTTTTGGAATTGCCGGAATAAAAACCACCGAAGGGACAGAACAACTTGCTCAAAGTATTGATAGTCTAATGGCTGGAATGAGTACTGCATTTGTTACTTCGATTTGGGGCATGGGATTATCCCTATTATTCACTGGTGTGTTTAAGTTCTGGCAAACACGAGTATCAAGAGTTATTCAGTCAACTTGTTTCGAACTGGATGCAAAATATATGGTCTCCGAAGATGAAGTTCAAAAACAACGAGAGCAGAAACAACGGGAAATAATAGGCGAATTATTTAATGAATATCTCGTCGCAGAAACCAGTGAAGGGAAACAATTACCAAAAAATGTGTTCCGAAGGATTTTAGAGGAGTCAGAGAAACAAACAGCCTCTTTACAGTCATTCTCTGATGATTTAGCCGATAGTATCACGGCCGCAATGGAATTGTTGGTTTCAGAAAACAATACCCAAATAAGTAAGCTTATCGAGGAAAAACTAGTTCCTGTCCTAAATGATCTGAAAGCCATTAAACAGGACTCTGGCACTCAGATAATCGAGAGCGCTATCGACCGTTTAGCTAAATCAATGAAGGAAATGCTAGACGAGTTTAAAAGGTCGATTGCCGGAGACACAAAGAATGAATTGGAGGGATTGACGAAACAACTTGCTGAGGTAGCCACATCCATAACTAATGTCCCTGGCACCATGGCAGAAATATCGGGAACAGTCAAAGAAATGATCGAGACATTAAAAGAAACGGTAATTGAAAATATAAAAAATACGAAAGCAGAAGCAGCTGTTCAGAGCGAGGAAACAAGGAAAGCTTTCATCGCAGCTAAAGAAGAATATACCACTTCTATCGGAGATATTCAAGCACACATGGAGCTCATGTTAGCGAGCCAAAAGGACAACATTAAACAAATCGCAGACTTGACAAAAACCATAAACGAAACACTAACAACGAATAGTCATGTAAATAAGCAATTTGAAAATTTAGTATTTAAAACGAAGGAGATTTCTCGGACATTTGAACGTATCACTTCAACATTGAGCGATAACTCGAAGCAGATTTCGGCCTCATCTGATGATCTGCATAAATCAACTCATGAATTTAAATCTAGTATAGAAAACTATATTAAGAAAAATCATGAATTGCTCGGAACCCATCAAGAAACTTTAGGTAAAGCGGTCGAAGCTTCTGATCAATACATTAAAAAGTTCAATGTTATTGAGTCCGGGCTAACTGGAATCTTCGGGCAGGTTCAAACTGGACTACAAGACTACCAAACAGTCACAGCCCAGAATCTAAACCACTATCTGCGTGAATTTACAACACAGCTGACTAATGCTCAAAAAGGGCTAGAAAGTAATATCGCAAATCTATCTGAAATAGCGGAAGATCTAACAGAACAAATTGAAAAATATAACGGTAGACGATGA